A single genomic interval of Apis cerana isolate GH-2021 linkage group LG2, AcerK_1.0, whole genome shotgun sequence harbors:
- the LOC107997503 gene encoding uncharacterized protein LOC107997503, with product MIGDQLVARHESEDAYESVASEGRSLEFLATPREATTYDSRSMSKVVDYGRRYDHQFPIAGGEYTETALMEPVNGLQDYSSSSANSLDDLCRGHRQRALNDFNRGDESAGPRDHYMVPTRDPRELNERILSLFNPQFLPNFNDMIMYVANQYDARRSPPPRSRSMADGEDRLFRRSSSCRKKRVGASSMFFRRGLTYEAARK from the coding sequence ATGATCGGCGACCAGCTGGTGGCAAGACACGAGAGCGAGGACGCCTACGAGAGCGTGGCCAGCGAGGGGAGATCGCTCGAGTTCCTCGCCACGCCCAGGGAGGCGACGACCTACGACTCACGATCCATGTCGAAGGTCGTCGATTACGGGAGAAGGTACGATCACCAGTTTCCTATCGCCGGTGGGGAGTACACCGAAACAGCGCTAATGGAGCCGGTGAACGGGCTTCAAGATTACAGCAGCAGCAGCGCGAACAGCCTCGACGATCTTTGCCGCGGGCATCGTCAGCGCGCCCTCAACGATTTTAATCGGGGGGACGAGTCGGCGGGCCCCCGGGATCATTACATGGTCCCCACCAGAGACCCGAGAGAGCTGAACGAGAGGATACTTTCGCTGTTCAATCCACAGTTCCTGCCGAATTTCAACGACATGATCATGTACGTTGCGAACCAGTACGACGCCAGACGAAGCCCGCCACCTAGGTCGCGCTCGATGGCGGACGGGGAGGATCGATTGTTCAGGCGGTCGAGCAGCTGTCGGAAGAAACGCGTTGGCGCGAGTTCCATGTTCTTCCGCCGTGGATTAACGTACGAAGCGGCGCGCAAGTGA
- the LOC107997534 gene encoding sorting nexin-24 yields the protein MYQVFISGYRLAEVSHGKPYYVYCIEVLESESGIRYFIERRYSEFNALHRTLKKENAEVAPFPPKKVRNCQPKVLEQRRAALELYIQKMLRLSTTKQQVLNFLGIEDRTSGVSYKNTFQYKDTEDSQYVDSSAFSHQPVLTFHYDPYVESGSTSNSLPDIVINGVLSGIYKS from the exons ATGTATCAAGTTTTCATTAGCGGATACCGTTTGGCCGAAGTGTCACACGGCAAGCCCTATTATGTTTATTGTATTGAGGTTCTGGAGTCAGAAAGTGGTATTCGATACTTTATCGAGAGAAGATACAGCGAATTTAACGCGTTACATCGCACg ttgaagaaagaaaacgcgGAAGTTGCTCCGTTTCCGCCAAAGAAGGTAAGAAATTGTCAGCCAAAAGTGCTCGAGCAAAGGCGAGCCGCATTGGAATTGTACATTCAAAAAATGTTAAGGCTTTCAACTACGAAGCAACAGGTTCTCAATTTTCTGGGCATAGAAGATCGAACATCAGGTGTGTCATATAAAAA tACGTTTCAATACAAGGATACGGAAGATTCGCAATACGTTGACAGCAGTGCTTTTAGTCATCAACCTGTGTTAACTTTCCATTACGATCCATATGTTGAGTCTGGTTCTACGTCGAATAGTCTTCCAGATATAGTGATTAATGGTGTGCTTTCCGGAATATATAAGTCCTGA
- the LOC107997486 gene encoding adrenodoxin-like protein 1, mitochondrial, giving the protein MTFLTKLSIWKGLIQRSLLPINQTIIISNFDIHTSKYSFLGEYEMEDPKSEADIVNVTFINKVGKRIPVKGKVGDNILYLAHRYGIEMEGACEASLACTTCHVYVHQDYIDKLPIPEEKEEDLLDLAPFLRENSRLGCQIILTKELDGIELELPQATRNFYVDGHTPTPH; this is encoded by the exons atgacatTTCTTACAAAGTTGTCAATATGGAAAGGATTAATACAAAGATCACTTTTACCAATAaatcaaacaataataatatcaaatttcgatATCCATACGTCAAAAT atTCCTTTCTTGGTGAATATGAAATGGAAGATCCAAAATCAGAAGCTGATAT tgtaaatgttacttttattaataaagtgGGAAAAAGAATACCTGTAAAAGGAAAAGTGggagataatatattatatttagctCATAGATATGGAATTGAAATGGAAGGTGCTTGTGAAGCATCTCTTGCTTGTACCACTTGTCATGTATATGTACATcaagattatatagataaactCCCAATAcctgaagaaaaagaagaggatctTTTAGATTTAGCTccttttttaagagaaaattcaagattag gttgtcaaattatattaacaaaagaattagATGGCATAGAATTGGAACTACCTCAAGcaacaagaaatttttatgtagatGGTCATACACCAACTccacattaa